The proteins below are encoded in one region of Triticum aestivum cultivar Chinese Spring chromosome 1B, IWGSC CS RefSeq v2.1, whole genome shotgun sequence:
- the LOC123092434 gene encoding autophagy-related protein 8-like protein DDB_G0290491 encodes MPFRRLEMAKTCFKTEHPLERRQAESARIREKYADRILVIVEKADKSDVPEIDKKKYLVPDELLNPPVHDPSRLDDRSSTMAGAPFCCCSLKPAPPSFLLCHASSRPPHKHGLSPRPTSTRPLLPRQIAMACCGPFLRCESSPTPSRRRLVLSLNRRVRLCLGRP; translated from the coding sequence ATGCCCTTCCGTCGGTTGGAGATGGCCAAGACTTGCTTCAAGACCGAGCACCCGCTAGAAAGGAGGCAAGCTGAATCTGCTAGGATCCGTGAGAAGTACGCTGACAGAATTCTGGTGATCGTTGAGAAGGCTGATAAGTCCGATGTCCCGGAAATTGATAAGAAGAAGTACCTTGTCCCTGACGAGCTGCTAAACCCGCCAGTCCATGACCCATCTCGCCTCGACGACCGCAGTTCTACTATGGCTGGCGCACCATTCTGCTGTTGCAGCCTCAAGCCGGCGCCCCCGAGCTTCCTCCTCTGCCATGCATCTTCGCGGCCGCCACACAAACATGGCCTGTCACCACGGCCTACTTCAACTCGCCCGCTTCTCCCGCGCCAAATTGCCATGGCCTGCTGCGGCCCTTTCCTCCGCTGCGAGTCGTCTCCGACtccgagccgccgccgtctcgtcctTTCGCTAAACCGCCGGGTCCGTCTCTGCCTTGGTCGGCCCTGA